One segment of Asterias rubens chromosome 2, eAstRub1.3, whole genome shotgun sequence DNA contains the following:
- the LOC117303690 gene encoding DNA repair and recombination protein mus-11-like isoform X1 yields the protein MTMTSTANEKNNYPTCFGQVNFSQEEHAAIQGALRQRLGPEFISQRSGAGGQKLAYIEGWRLISLANEMFGFNGWSHSVTHQNIDFVDQAGSKYFVGVSAFVKVQLKDGVFHEDVGYGVSEGMRSKALSIEKARKEAVTDGLKRALKSFGNGLGNCLNNKVYLRCIGKAPKPPDETLSIADMKRNTVDQKILEARYRPQTSATPLGLQPPSRSFNSASRVGTIMDETVPQQPMISPVHIGAKTSQFVPLKKSTNDSASFVPPKTPVSSHLPAKHQPRTPVSPSSSHRQSLPVNRQHEQQTSTLSPRQLKVDAASLPIVSGLNSCTNKPSTAVAVSGQLKTAAGTILATGQHKTPAGPLFVSEQHKTSVKQHVPAAVREHSAAGPIQATGHQNMTAAQSSTATAQHMTSTTVQKLHTLGEPIPAALQRRASFDKPGDTKRVDRGGHSDVQVDGNTEIVCQAVNIEGQGEGQVRTREREDPTEVLDPIQAVDSGLPSETNASSGGNLTREQRKLRQLQKQREFREQLLRKRQEESHPQSDPGTRGQDEGTVAPQQRDIVDDQHVASVRKEEQISYHEEEVPMATSTPLDTVLLTTAGSVTSAVNADHSPAAAQTHFTDIEHILLADDDPEFWIASQKAIPNGEIQPRTIPQQYPTPSKGQPGHCRQRVPRSSPRTHKPRATPQKTVVHNTRGQAISIAPSANQMGRVQQPANGRAGGSDGAGSVTRHRLGGKESVSHPRDNERSAVKRRRMESL from the exons ATGACGATGACATCAACAGCAAATGAGAAGAATAACTATCCTACATGCTTTGGACAG gTTAATTTCAGTCAGGAGGAGCATGCAGCCATACAAGGAGCTCTGAGACAGAGGTTAGGGCCAGAGTTCATCAGTCAAAGGTCGGGAGCAGGAGGTCAAAAG CTTGCGTACATTGAAGGATGGCGTCTGATCAGCTTAGCAAATGAAATGTTCGGCTTTAACGGATGGTCTCACTCTGTCACGCATCAAAACATAG ACTTTGTCGACCAAGCCGGCTCCAAGTACTTTGTTGGTGTTAGCGCTTTTGTAAAGGTGCAACTAAAG GATGGTGTGTTTCATGAGGACGTCGGGTATGGAGTAAGTGAAGGGATGAGATCCAAGGCATTATCCATTGAGAAAGCCAGGAAGGAGGCTGTCACTGATGGCTTGAAGAGAGCTCTCAA GAGTTTCGGAAACGGACTTGGCAACTGTCTGAATAACAAAGTGTATCTAAGATGTATTGGTAAAGCTCCTAAACCA CCTGATGAGACATTAAGTATCGCTGATATGAAGAGAAACACTGTGGACCAAAAGATCCTTGAAGCACGCTACCGACCTCAGACTAGTGCCACTCCTCTAGGACTTCAACCACCCTCTCGCTCCTTTAACTCCGCATCCAGAGTTGGAACCATTATGGATGAGACTGTACCTCAACAACCAATGATCTCCCCTGTTCACATCGGAGCCaagacttcacagtttgttccACTCAAGAAAAGTACCAATGATTCTGCATCATTTGTACCACCCAAGACACCAGTTTCAAGTCATCTTCCAGCCAAGCACCAACCTCGTACTCCAGTATCACCATCATCTTCACATAGACAAAGTTTACCCGTCAACAGGCAACATGAACAACAGACATCAACCCTATCACCGAGACAATTGAAAGTCGATGCTGCTTCGTTACCCATTGTCAGTGGCCTCAATTCATGTACAAATAAACCAAGTACAGCAGTGGCTGTGTCGGGCCAACTCAAAACTGCGGCAGGGACTATTCTTGCGACGGGACAACACAAAACTCCAGCAGGGCCCCTTTTTGTGTCTGAACAACACAAAACTTCAGTGAAACAACACGTGCCTGCTGCAGTGCGAGAGCATTCTGCTGCCGGACCCATTCAAGCAACAGGGCACCAGAATATGACAGCAGCACAGAGCAGTACTGCAACAGCACAACACATGACATCAACAACTGTGCAAAAGCTACACACCTTAGGAGAACCCATTCCTGCAGCGTTACAACGCAGGGCCTCGTTTGATAAACCAGGAGACACAAAACGGGTTGATAGAGGAGGACACAGTGATGTACAGGTTGACGGAAACACTGAAATAGTTTGCCAAGCTGTGAACATCGAGGGCCAAGGAGAAGGTCAGGTCAGGACAAGAGAAAGAGAGGATCCTACAGAGGTCTTGGACCCTATTCAAGCTGTAGATTCCGGATTGCCATCAGAAAC CAATGCATCATCAGGAGGCAATCTGACCAGAGAGCAACGCAAACTCCGCCAGCTACAGAAGCAGCGAGAGTTCAGGGAGCAGCTCTTGCGCAAACGTCAGGAAGAGTCACATCCTCAGTCTGACCCTGGGACTAGAGGACAAGATGAGGGCACTGTAGCACCACAACAGAGAGACATCGTCGATGATCAGCATGTTGCTTCTGTCAGGAAAGAAGAGCAGATATCATACCATGAAGAGGAGG TTCCCATGGCAACCTCTACCCCGTTAGATACCGTCTTGCTTACTACCGCAGGTAGTGTGACCTCGGCCGTCAATGCTGACCACTCACCAGCCGCTGCACAGACGCACTTCACTGATATTGAGCACATACTTCTTGCTGATg ATGACCCAGAGTTCTGGATCGCCTCACAGAAAGCGATTCCAAATGGTGAGATCCAGCCGAGGACAATACCCCAACAATACCCCACCCCATCAAAAGGGCAACCTGGACACTGCAGGCAAAGGGTACCGAGAAGTTCCCCCCGAACCCACAAACCCAGAGCAACGCCCCAGAAAACAGTTGTTCATAACACAAGAGGGCAGGCTATCTCCATCGCCCCATCTGCCAATCAGATGGGGAGGGTACAGCAACCAGCCAATGGGAGAGCAGGAGGCTCTGATGGTGCTGGGTCAGTAACAAGACACAGGCTTGGTGGAAAGGAGAGTGTTTCACACCCAAGAGATAACGAACGTTCAGCAG TAAAACGAAGGAGGATGGAGTCTTTATAA
- the LOC117303690 gene encoding DNA repair and recombination protein mus-11-like isoform X2 gives MTMTSTANEKNNYPTCFGQVNFSQEEHAAIQGALRQRLGPEFISQRSGAGGQKLAYIEGWRLISLANEMFGFNGWSHSVTHQNIDFVDQAGSKYFVGVSAFVKVQLKDGVFHEDVGYGVSEGMRSKALSIEKARKEAVTDGLKRALKSFGNGLGNCLNNKVYLRCIGKAPKPPDETLSIADMKRNTVDQKILEARYRPQTSATPLGLQPPSRSFNSASRVGTIMDETVPQQPMISPVHIGAKTSQFVPLKKSTNDSASFVPPKTPVSSHLPAKHQPRTPVSPSSSHRQSLPVNRQHEQQTSTLSPRQLKVDAASLPIVSGLNSCTNKPSTAVAVSGQLKTAAGTILATGQHKTPAGPLFVSEQHKTSVKQHVPAAVREHSAAGPIQATGHQNMTAAQSSTATAQHMTSTTVQKLHTLGEPIPAALQRRASFDKPGDTKRVDRGGHSDVQVDGNTEIVCQAVNIEGQGEGQVRTREREDPTEVLDPIQAVDSGLPSETNASSGGNLTREQRKLRQLQKQREFREQLLRKRQEESHPQSDPGTRGQDEGTVAPQQRDIVDDQHVASVRKEEQISYHEEEVPMATSTPLDTVLLTTAGSVTSAVNADHSPAAAQTHFTDIEHILLADVKNPSISR, from the exons ATGACGATGACATCAACAGCAAATGAGAAGAATAACTATCCTACATGCTTTGGACAG gTTAATTTCAGTCAGGAGGAGCATGCAGCCATACAAGGAGCTCTGAGACAGAGGTTAGGGCCAGAGTTCATCAGTCAAAGGTCGGGAGCAGGAGGTCAAAAG CTTGCGTACATTGAAGGATGGCGTCTGATCAGCTTAGCAAATGAAATGTTCGGCTTTAACGGATGGTCTCACTCTGTCACGCATCAAAACATAG ACTTTGTCGACCAAGCCGGCTCCAAGTACTTTGTTGGTGTTAGCGCTTTTGTAAAGGTGCAACTAAAG GATGGTGTGTTTCATGAGGACGTCGGGTATGGAGTAAGTGAAGGGATGAGATCCAAGGCATTATCCATTGAGAAAGCCAGGAAGGAGGCTGTCACTGATGGCTTGAAGAGAGCTCTCAA GAGTTTCGGAAACGGACTTGGCAACTGTCTGAATAACAAAGTGTATCTAAGATGTATTGGTAAAGCTCCTAAACCA CCTGATGAGACATTAAGTATCGCTGATATGAAGAGAAACACTGTGGACCAAAAGATCCTTGAAGCACGCTACCGACCTCAGACTAGTGCCACTCCTCTAGGACTTCAACCACCCTCTCGCTCCTTTAACTCCGCATCCAGAGTTGGAACCATTATGGATGAGACTGTACCTCAACAACCAATGATCTCCCCTGTTCACATCGGAGCCaagacttcacagtttgttccACTCAAGAAAAGTACCAATGATTCTGCATCATTTGTACCACCCAAGACACCAGTTTCAAGTCATCTTCCAGCCAAGCACCAACCTCGTACTCCAGTATCACCATCATCTTCACATAGACAAAGTTTACCCGTCAACAGGCAACATGAACAACAGACATCAACCCTATCACCGAGACAATTGAAAGTCGATGCTGCTTCGTTACCCATTGTCAGTGGCCTCAATTCATGTACAAATAAACCAAGTACAGCAGTGGCTGTGTCGGGCCAACTCAAAACTGCGGCAGGGACTATTCTTGCGACGGGACAACACAAAACTCCAGCAGGGCCCCTTTTTGTGTCTGAACAACACAAAACTTCAGTGAAACAACACGTGCCTGCTGCAGTGCGAGAGCATTCTGCTGCCGGACCCATTCAAGCAACAGGGCACCAGAATATGACAGCAGCACAGAGCAGTACTGCAACAGCACAACACATGACATCAACAACTGTGCAAAAGCTACACACCTTAGGAGAACCCATTCCTGCAGCGTTACAACGCAGGGCCTCGTTTGATAAACCAGGAGACACAAAACGGGTTGATAGAGGAGGACACAGTGATGTACAGGTTGACGGAAACACTGAAATAGTTTGCCAAGCTGTGAACATCGAGGGCCAAGGAGAAGGTCAGGTCAGGACAAGAGAAAGAGAGGATCCTACAGAGGTCTTGGACCCTATTCAAGCTGTAGATTCCGGATTGCCATCAGAAAC CAATGCATCATCAGGAGGCAATCTGACCAGAGAGCAACGCAAACTCCGCCAGCTACAGAAGCAGCGAGAGTTCAGGGAGCAGCTCTTGCGCAAACGTCAGGAAGAGTCACATCCTCAGTCTGACCCTGGGACTAGAGGACAAGATGAGGGCACTGTAGCACCACAACAGAGAGACATCGTCGATGATCAGCATGTTGCTTCTGTCAGGAAAGAAGAGCAGATATCATACCATGAAGAGGAGG TTCCCATGGCAACCTCTACCCCGTTAGATACCGTCTTGCTTACTACCGCAGGTAGTGTGACCTCGGCCGTCAATGCTGACCACTCACCAGCCGCTGCACAGACGCACTTCACTGATATTGAGCACATACTTCTTGCTGATg TAAAAAATCCGTCCATTTCCAGATGA